A region of Massilia sp. WG5 DNA encodes the following proteins:
- a CDS encoding Hsp70 family protein, whose product MNASRAPAWLVGIDLGTTNTVLAYAAPGTQQVATFAIEQLVAPGEVAPGLLLPSARYHPAPGELAAGALQLPWLHADLAGVPDAVVGRLARLLGAHTPGRLVASAKSWLSHHGVDRTAAILPWGAPEDVPKVSPVAASASYLAYLRAAWDARHPGHPLAEQDLVLTVPASFDEGARALTLEAARLAGLPSLRLLEEPQAALYDWLHRHRATLNEELAGTRLVLVADVGGGTTDFSLVKVELEDGSPKLTRIGVGNHLILGGDNMDLALAHLVEARLLSQDKRQDGQQSPQARLSAVRLAQLTERCRSAKEQLLAPDAPDQVSVTLLGAGSRLVGASRTAQLTRDDIERIVLDGFFPLNGSREGAKRARAGIVEFGLPYASDPAITRHLADFLRQHARAAREALGLDDDGNLPVPDTLLLNGGVFRAVPLAQRLADTLSSWRGQPVRVLHNADPDVAVARGGVAYSLARQGLAPAIESGSARSYFLLLDGVPGSGKLKAVCLLPRGEQPGIEVRLAERSFGLRLGRPVRFHLVSTTADPQGSPPQPGDLLELDPGEVVRLPAIATVLRARKAEARAEIPVQLAASLSEVGTLDVHCVAEDGSGQRWKLEFQLRGLDEEAHEDEADSAAMPPQLDQAIARIDRIFGARNQQVESREVRQLRGALEHLLGSRERWETPLLRRLFDALLERARGRRRSAEHERVWLNLAGWCLRPGFGDPLDEWRIEQLWALFEAGAQYHKDSQVRAEWWTLWRRVAGGLSIDAQLRLLDDFAFNLQAEPADRARRPVTLVDGSEDDMLRLGASLERIPSAYKVEIGDWMMQQIMAIPAMPKLDPKTAATYARYLWALARVGARQSLQSSAHEVASIEAAERWLENLLRLDWKRIEPAGFAAAHIARKTGDRSRDIGEPLREQVLHKLAASGAPPSWAAMVRDVVELDQASTARMLGDALPPGLKLLR is encoded by the coding sequence GTGAACGCGTCCAGGGCGCCGGCCTGGCTGGTCGGCATCGACCTCGGCACCACCAACACGGTGCTGGCCTACGCCGCACCGGGGACGCAGCAGGTCGCGACCTTCGCCATCGAGCAGCTGGTGGCGCCTGGCGAAGTCGCCCCCGGCCTCCTGCTGCCGTCCGCCCGTTATCATCCCGCCCCCGGTGAACTGGCGGCGGGCGCACTGCAACTCCCCTGGCTGCATGCCGACCTGGCCGGCGTGCCGGATGCCGTGGTCGGCCGGCTTGCCCGCCTGCTCGGTGCCCATACTCCAGGTCGGTTAGTTGCATCTGCCAAGAGCTGGCTGTCGCACCACGGCGTCGACCGCACCGCCGCCATCCTGCCCTGGGGTGCGCCCGAGGACGTCCCCAAGGTCTCGCCGGTGGCGGCCAGCGCCAGCTACCTGGCCTACCTGCGCGCGGCCTGGGATGCGCGCCATCCCGGCCATCCCCTGGCCGAACAGGACCTGGTCCTGACCGTTCCCGCTTCCTTCGACGAAGGCGCGCGTGCGCTCACGCTCGAAGCCGCGCGCCTGGCCGGCCTGCCCAGCCTGCGCCTGCTCGAAGAGCCGCAGGCCGCCCTGTACGACTGGCTGCACCGCCACCGCGCCACGCTGAACGAGGAACTGGCGGGCACGCGCCTGGTGCTGGTGGCCGACGTCGGCGGCGGCACCACCGACTTCAGCCTGGTCAAGGTCGAGCTGGAGGACGGTTCCCCCAAACTCACGCGCATCGGCGTCGGCAACCACCTGATCCTGGGCGGCGACAACATGGACCTCGCCCTGGCCCATCTGGTCGAAGCCCGGCTGCTCAGTCAGGACAAGCGGCAGGACGGCCAGCAGTCACCGCAAGCGCGCCTGTCCGCTGTCCGCCTGGCCCAGCTGACCGAACGCTGCCGCTCGGCCAAGGAACAGCTGCTGGCGCCGGATGCGCCGGACCAGGTAAGCGTTACCCTGCTGGGCGCGGGTTCGCGCCTGGTCGGCGCCAGCCGGACCGCCCAGCTCACGCGCGACGACATCGAGCGCATCGTGCTGGACGGCTTCTTCCCGCTCAACGGCAGCCGCGAAGGCGCGAAGCGCGCGCGCGCCGGCATCGTCGAATTCGGCCTGCCCTACGCCAGCGACCCGGCCATCACGCGCCACCTGGCCGACTTCCTGCGCCAGCACGCCCGGGCGGCGCGCGAAGCGCTGGGCCTAGACGACGATGGGAACCTGCCTGTTCCTGACACCCTGCTGCTGAACGGCGGCGTCTTCCGCGCCGTCCCGCTGGCGCAGCGCCTGGCCGACACCCTGTCCAGCTGGCGTGGCCAGCCGGTCCGCGTGCTGCACAATGCCGACCCCGACGTCGCCGTGGCGCGCGGCGGCGTCGCCTACTCGCTGGCGCGCCAGGGCCTGGCCCCGGCCATCGAAAGCGGCTCGGCGCGCAGCTACTTCCTGCTGCTCGACGGGGTACCGGGCAGCGGAAAACTGAAAGCCGTGTGCCTGCTGCCGCGCGGCGAACAGCCCGGCATCGAAGTACGCCTGGCGGAGCGCAGCTTCGGCCTGCGCCTGGGACGGCCGGTGCGCTTCCACCTGGTCTCCACCACCGCCGATCCGCAGGGAAGCCCGCCGCAGCCCGGCGACCTGCTCGAACTGGATCCGGGCGAGGTGGTGCGCCTGCCGGCCATCGCCACCGTGCTGCGCGCGCGGAAGGCCGAGGCCAGGGCGGAGATCCCGGTCCAGCTGGCGGCCTCGCTGTCCGAGGTCGGCACGCTGGACGTGCATTGCGTGGCCGAGGATGGCAGCGGCCAGCGCTGGAAGCTCGAATTCCAGCTGCGCGGCCTTGACGAAGAAGCCCACGAGGACGAGGCCGACAGCGCGGCCATGCCGCCGCAGCTCGACCAGGCCATCGCGCGCATCGACCGCATCTTCGGCGCCCGCAACCAGCAGGTGGAAAGCCGCGAGGTGCGCCAGCTGCGCGGCGCGCTGGAGCATCTGCTGGGCAGCCGCGAGCGCTGGGAAACGCCGCTGCTGCGCCGCCTGTTCGACGCCCTGCTGGAGCGCGCCAGGGGACGGCGCCGCTCGGCCGAGCACGAACGTGTCTGGCTGAACCTGGCCGGCTGGTGCCTGCGCCCCGGCTTCGGCGATCCGCTCGACGAGTGGCGCATCGAGCAGCTGTGGGCCCTGTTCGAGGCCGGCGCGCAGTATCACAAGGACAGCCAGGTGCGCGCCGAGTGGTGGACGCTGTGGCGCCGCGTGGCCGGCGGCCTCTCCATTGATGCGCAACTGCGCCTGCTCGACGACTTCGCCTTCAACCTGCAGGCCGAGCCCGCGGACCGCGCCAGGCGTCCCGTCACCCTGGTCGACGGCAGCGAGGACGACATGCTGCGCCTGGGCGCCTCGCTCGAACGCATCCCCTCCGCCTACAAGGTCGAGATCGGCGACTGGATGATGCAGCAGATCATGGCGATCCCCGCGATGCCGAAACTGGATCCGAAGACCGCCGCCACCTACGCCCGCTACCTGTGGGCCCTGGCCCGCGTCGGCGCGCGCCAGTCGCTGCAGTCCAGCGCCCACGAAGTCGCAAGCATCGAGGCGGCCGAGCGCTGGCTGGAAAACCTGCTGCGGCTGGACTGGAAGCGCATCGAGCCGGCCGGCTTCGCCGCCGCCCACATCGCCCGCAAGACCGGCGACCGCTCGCGCGACATTGGAGAGCCGCTGCGCGAGCAGGTGCTGCACAAGCTCGCGGCCAGCGGCGCGCCGCCCAGCTGGGCTGCGATGGTGCGCGACGTGGTCGAGCTCGACCAGGCCAGCACCGCGCGCATGCTCGGGGATGCGCTGCCGCCGGGCTTGAAGCTGTTGCGCTGA
- a CDS encoding DUF6232 family protein produces the protein MEERTFFEYDDVKVTNARFVSGGQTYVMNNVTSVKPFEQKPSRFGGVVILLIGLAIMIKASFMVGLLITAAAAYYLYQQKTIYHILLATSAGETKALVTYQRDYLDSVIAALNDAIVYRG, from the coding sequence ATGGAAGAGCGGACTTTTTTCGAGTATGACGATGTAAAGGTGACCAATGCTCGCTTTGTGAGCGGCGGACAGACCTACGTGATGAATAACGTTACCTCCGTAAAACCATTTGAGCAAAAGCCAAGCCGCTTCGGTGGGGTAGTTATCTTGCTCATCGGCTTGGCAATCATGATCAAAGCTAGCTTCATGGTGGGCTTACTGATAACCGCTGCCGCAGCTTATTACCTCTACCAACAGAAAACGATATACCACATCCTGTTAGCAACCTCAGCCGGAGAAACGAAAGCGCTGGTAACGTATCAACGCGATTATCTGGACAGCGTGATCGCGGCATTGAACGATGCGATTGTTTATCGCGGATAG